One Thiocapsa bogorovii DNA segment encodes these proteins:
- a CDS encoding transposase has translation MSNPIPHPQGEPETTALVPHAGPVAVDTFGGRVHVEWDAQAAVTPLGQLPFFTEFLRLGGRFDAWVESCPLKLTSPNAPSTRDVLGTAILAVLSGHQRDAHISALRGDTINAALLGMEAVVSEDSVRRNLGKLDEADGVAWLQNHLDACVAPVPGVPWILDTDVTVKPLYGHQEGALKGYNPHKPGRPSHTDHTYFVAGLRLILDVEVLDGNQTASKYSAPGLWELLARLPRAHWPLCIRGDRDWGTQANMARAEQEGIPYLFKLRMTSKVKQTVERLMRDAEWCDAGQGWQGAETTLRLSGWSRARRAVVLRRRIKADLAVVEQGDPEQLRLSFAELTDETIVYEYAVLVTSLPHEILSVAQLYRDRADAENPFDELKNHWGWGGFTTRDIKRCRFMARITALTYNWWSLFVRLADPTRHTEAITSRPLLLSAPARLTRHGGQRRLTISHPHAEAGWVEATCREITAFFNTLRRTAEQLSPLQRWYRLLSRALVKYLNGRQLQPPAVLPAPA, from the coding sequence ATGAGCAACCCGATCCCTCACCCGCAGGGTGAACCCGAAACCACCGCATTGGTACCGCATGCCGGCCCGGTTGCGGTGGACACGTTTGGCGGGCGCGTCCACGTCGAGTGGGATGCGCAGGCGGCGGTCACCCCGCTGGGGCAGCTGCCGTTCTTCACCGAGTTTTTGCGCCTGGGCGGGCGCTTCGATGCCTGGGTCGAGAGCTGCCCGCTGAAGCTGACCAGCCCGAACGCCCCGAGCACGCGCGACGTTCTCGGTACCGCCATCCTGGCGGTGCTGTCCGGGCATCAGCGCGATGCCCACATCAGTGCCCTGCGCGGCGACACCATCAACGCCGCCCTGCTGGGCATGGAGGCGGTGGTGAGCGAGGACTCGGTGCGCCGCAACCTCGGCAAGCTCGATGAAGCCGACGGGGTGGCCTGGTTGCAGAACCACCTGGACGCCTGCGTGGCGCCGGTGCCGGGCGTGCCCTGGATTCTCGATACCGACGTGACGGTCAAGCCGCTCTACGGGCATCAAGAGGGTGCGCTCAAGGGCTACAACCCGCACAAGCCGGGGCGCCCTTCGCACACCGACCACACCTATTTCGTCGCCGGTCTGCGTCTGATCCTGGACGTGGAGGTGCTGGACGGCAACCAAACCGCGTCCAAGTACAGCGCGCCGGGGCTGTGGGAGTTGCTCGCGCGCCTGCCGCGGGCGCACTGGCCGCTGTGCATTCGCGGCGACCGCGATTGGGGCACCCAAGCCAACATGGCACGGGCCGAGCAGGAGGGGATCCCGTATCTGTTCAAGCTGCGCATGACCTCCAAGGTCAAGCAGACCGTCGAGCGCCTGATGCGCGATGCCGAGTGGTGCGATGCCGGTCAAGGCTGGCAGGGGGCCGAGACGACCCTGCGTCTGTCGGGCTGGAGCCGTGCCCGGCGCGCCGTCGTGCTGCGCCGGCGCATCAAGGCCGACCTGGCCGTCGTCGAGCAGGGTGATCCCGAGCAGCTGCGCCTGAGCTTCGCCGAGCTCACCGACGAGACGATCGTCTACGAGTACGCCGTGCTGGTGACCTCGCTGCCCCATGAGATCCTGAGCGTGGCGCAACTCTATCGCGATCGCGCCGACGCGGAGAATCCCTTCGACGAGCTCAAGAACCATTGGGGCTGGGGCGGCTTCACCACCCGCGACATCAAGCGCTGCCGCTTCATGGCGCGCATCACCGCCTTGACCTACAACTGGTGGAGCCTGTTCGTGCGCCTGGCCGACCCGACTCGGCACACCGAGGCGATCACCAGCCGCCCGCTGCTGCTCAGCGCACCGGCACGACTGACCCGTCACGGCGGGCAGAGGCGCCTGACCATCAGCCATCCCCATGCCGAAGCCGGGTGGGTGGAGGCGACCTGCCGCGAGATCACGGCCTTCTTCAACACGCTGCGCCGAACTGCGGAGCAGTTGAGTCCCCTGCAACGCTGGTACCGGCTCCTCTCGCGGGCGCTGGTGAAGTATCTCAACGGCCGCCAATTGCAGCCGCCGGCGGTGTTACCGGCGCCGGCGTAG
- the mtnC gene encoding acireductone synthase: protein MMPVEAVVLDIEGTTTSVAFATDVLYPYARERLPNYVRQHRNEPEVAAIMDEAREAGGVWNDEAVVVRMCHWMERDQKVTPLKSLQGLIWEEGYRNGELVTPLYSDVAPALRNWHARGLRLYIYSSGSVQAQRMIYGHTAAGDLTPLLSGYFDTRTGHKREVGSYRRIAEAIGVTPRRILFLSDVREELDAAREAGWRTVWVVREGLAGPAAAHRRATRFDRIPL, encoded by the coding sequence ATGATGCCGGTCGAGGCCGTGGTTCTGGACATCGAGGGTACGACCACCTCAGTCGCGTTCGCCACCGACGTGTTGTACCCCTACGCCCGGGAGCGCCTGCCGAACTACGTCCGCCAGCACCGCAACGAGCCCGAAGTGGCGGCGATCATGGACGAGGCGCGTGAGGCCGGCGGCGTGTGGAACGACGAGGCGGTGGTGGTGCGCATGTGCCATTGGATGGAGCGCGACCAGAAGGTCACGCCGCTGAAGTCCCTACAGGGGCTGATCTGGGAGGAGGGATACCGCAACGGCGAGCTGGTGACACCTCTTTATTCGGACGTGGCCCCGGCGCTGCGGAACTGGCACGCGCGGGGCCTACGGCTCTACATCTACTCGTCGGGCTCGGTCCAAGCGCAGCGGATGATCTACGGCCACACCGCCGCTGGCGACCTGACGCCTCTGTTGTCCGGCTATTTCGACACCCGCACCGGACACAAACGGGAGGTCGGCTCCTACCGGCGTATCGCCGAGGCCATCGGCGTCACTCCCCGGCGTATCCTGTTCCTGTCGGATGTGCGCGAGGAGCTCGACGCCGCCCGCGAGGCGGGCTGGCGAACCGTTTGGGTGGTGCGCGAGGGACTCGCGGGACCGGCTGCGGCCCACCGGCGGGCCACGCGCTTCGACCGGATTCCGCTTTGA